Proteins from one bacterium genomic window:
- the istB gene encoding IS21-like element helper ATPase IstB, whose translation MLAIEQARRHLEHLGLTQAASILDGRLDVAATKQVPYADFLADLLRFEVAARRERYLRTRTRLAHLPFQRTLEQFDFRFQPSIDERQIKEVSSLAFVGDAANVILLGPPGVGKTHLSVALALKAIDAGHGVYFVRAHQLLEDLRQAQSEHRLDRRMRVYLAPKILIIDEFGVWPYDRTAATALFALISARYERGSVILTSNKGFAEWGDVLGDAVIATAILDRLLHHSHVINIRGESYRLREKKRAGLLGTPAQAEKATKPAKA comes from the coding sequence ATGCTGGCGATCGAGCAAGCCCGGCGGCACCTCGAGCACCTCGGCCTCACGCAGGCTGCGTCGATCCTGGATGGCCGCTTGGACGTCGCAGCCACAAAGCAGGTCCCGTACGCTGATTTCCTCGCGGATCTGTTGCGCTTCGAAGTCGCGGCCCGGCGGGAGCGCTACCTCCGCACGCGCACCCGGCTCGCCCATCTGCCCTTCCAGCGGACCCTGGAGCAGTTTGACTTTCGCTTCCAGCCCTCGATCGACGAGCGGCAGATCAAGGAGGTGAGCAGCCTCGCGTTTGTCGGGGATGCGGCCAACGTGATCTTGCTCGGTCCGCCCGGGGTCGGCAAGACGCATCTGAGCGTGGCGCTGGCGCTCAAGGCGATCGATGCCGGCCATGGGGTCTATTTCGTGCGGGCGCATCAGTTGCTCGAGGATCTCCGCCAGGCCCAGAGCGAGCATCGGTTGGACCGGCGGATGCGCGTGTACTTGGCGCCCAAGATCTTGATCATCGATGAGTTTGGGGTGTGGCCCTATGACCGGACGGCGGCGACCGCGCTCTTTGCCCTGATCTCGGCCCGCTACGAGCGCGGCAGCGTCATCCTCACGTCCAACAAGGGCTTCGCCGAGTGGGGCGACGTGCTCGGCGATGCCGTGATCGCGACGGCGATTCTGGATCGGCTCTTGCATCACAGCCACGTCATCAACATCCGCGGCGAGAGCTACCGGCTCCGGGAGAAGAAGCGGGCGGGCCTGCTCGGGACGCCAGCCCAGGCCGAGAAAGCCACCAAGCCGGCCAAGGCATGA